Proteins found in one Candidatus Bathyarchaeota archaeon genomic segment:
- a CDS encoding ABC transporter ATP-binding protein, with amino-acid sequence MGSKEVLIEAQELTKKFDGLTAVDHIDFQVYKGECVGFLGPNGAGKTTTVRMIYCFLPPTSGELKVAGFSVHTQCREIKSLVGVAPQEDNLDPDFTVLKNLTVYARYFDIPKEEALKRANEQLKFFQLEEKKDVQIMALSTGMKRRLIFARALINKPQILLLDEPTTGLDPQARHLVWDEVRHLKKKQVTIILTTHYMDEAQILCDRILIVDKGKIIEDGNPLELIKKHVGEEVLELDYDENMLSTIKKIFPDARIEKIGDRVQIFTDKPHGVFEGFLKEYQIKNVTIRNANLEDVFLKLTGRGLRGE; translated from the coding sequence ATGGGTTCTAAAGAAGTTCTCATTGAAGCACAAGAGCTAACAAAGAAATTTGACGGTTTAACCGCCGTTGATCACATTGACTTCCAAGTTTACAAGGGTGAATGTGTAGGCTTTTTGGGTCCAAACGGTGCTGGAAAAACAACTACTGTTCGAATGATATACTGCTTTCTACCTCCAACCTCGGGAGAACTCAAAGTTGCAGGATTCAGCGTACACACGCAATGCAGAGAAATAAAATCTTTAGTTGGCGTAGCTCCGCAAGAGGACAATTTAGACCCTGACTTCACCGTCTTAAAGAACCTAACTGTTTACGCACGATATTTTGACATCCCAAAAGAAGAAGCCCTCAAACGAGCTAACGAGCAACTAAAATTCTTTCAACTAGAAGAAAAGAAAGATGTACAAATAATGGCGTTGTCAACAGGCATGAAACGCCGACTTATTTTTGCAAGAGCGCTCATAAACAAGCCACAAATTCTCCTCTTAGATGAACCTACAACAGGTTTAGATCCACAGGCAAGGCACCTTGTTTGGGATGAAGTGCGCCACCTAAAGAAAAAGCAAGTTACCATAATTTTAACAACTCATTATATGGATGAAGCTCAAATTCTATGCGACCGAATTCTAATAGTGGATAAAGGCAAAATAATCGAAGATGGCAATCCGCTTGAACTTATCAAGAAGCATGTTGGCGAAGAAGTGTTAGAGCTAGATTATGATGAGAATATGTTGTCAACTATCAAAAAAATCTTTCCTGATGCACGAATTGAAAAAATCGGCGACCGCGTGCAAATCTTCACTGACAAACCTCATGGAGTCTTTGAAGGCTTCTTAAAAGAATATCAAATCAAAAACGTGACTATACGTAATGCCAATCTTGAGGATGTTTTTCTTAAACTTACAGGGCGGGGATTAAGAGGGGAATGA
- a CDS encoding ABC transporter permease produces MTQPNLRKSPARFSIPRLSYRVWKVWRRNTDVFLKTIKVNFLPSLLEPVLYLLAFGFGLGGFVQNINGQPYVNFIAPALVAIAIMNGSFFECTFASFVRMYFQKTFDAIVATPVSVEEVVAGELLWGATRSTINATIVLGVIAVFGLISSPLFLLVPLIAFFGGLMFAAIAMCFTAVAPTIDFFNYPSFLFLTPMFFLSGTFFPLTSLPSAAQGIALAVLPLTHVVNVVRVAVSTNLEPILGLSPQMLLPISIAWLVIVTVFFFILSINLMKKRLTS; encoded by the coding sequence ATGACTCAACCGAATCTTCGTAAGTCGCCAGCACGTTTCTCAATTCCTCGCCTTAGTTATAGGGTTTGGAAGGTTTGGCGTCGAAACACAGATGTATTCTTGAAAACTATTAAAGTTAACTTTTTGCCTTCGCTTTTGGAGCCTGTGCTTTACTTGTTGGCTTTCGGCTTTGGACTTGGAGGGTTTGTCCAAAACATCAACGGTCAACCATATGTAAACTTTATTGCGCCTGCGTTGGTAGCGATTGCCATCATGAATGGGTCCTTTTTTGAATGCACCTTTGCCTCGTTCGTGCGCATGTACTTCCAAAAAACCTTCGACGCCATTGTTGCTACACCTGTGAGCGTTGAAGAAGTTGTTGCTGGAGAACTTTTGTGGGGTGCAACACGCTCAACCATCAATGCCACCATCGTTTTAGGTGTGATTGCGGTTTTCGGGTTAATCTCAAGCCCACTGTTTTTGTTGGTGCCTTTAATAGCTTTTTTCGGCGGGTTAATGTTTGCGGCTATAGCCATGTGCTTCACCGCCGTTGCGCCTACAATTGACTTTTTTAATTATCCTTCTTTTCTGTTTTTGACACCGATGTTCTTCTTGAGCGGAACTTTCTTCCCGTTGACCTCTTTGCCTTCTGCTGCTCAAGGTATTGCTTTGGCTGTTTTGCCTCTTACGCATGTTGTTAATGTTGTTCGAGTTGCAGTTTCTACTAATTTGGAGCCGATTTTAGGTTTGAGCCCTCAGATGCTTCTGCCCATAAGCATAGCATGGTTAGTTATAGTCACTGTTTTCTTCTTTATTTTGAGCATTAACTTGATGAAGAAACGCTTAACAAGCTAA
- the pyrH gene encoding UMP kinase: MRIVVRIGGSVVASPINTELLGKYAKIIRAIREQRHEVAVVLGGGALAREFIGIAKNLGLDMDAQDEVAISCSRLFAQLFLKKLGDVACEKVAVTLDDAAECLDRGKVVVMGGLKPGITTDTVATLLAERVGADLLLKGTDQDGIYNKDPRKHPDAVKLDRLSFEELAGVFEQNEHKAGIHQVIDPEAIKVLKRNRVKTVVVSGFVPENMLAAVRGENVGTVIS, from the coding sequence ATGCGCATTGTTGTGCGAATTGGCGGTTCAGTTGTCGCTTCACCAATCAATACCGAGTTACTTGGAAAGTACGCCAAAATCATCAGAGCCATCAGAGAACAGCGACACGAGGTTGCAGTTGTTTTAGGTGGAGGCGCGTTGGCAAGAGAATTCATCGGTATCGCTAAAAATTTGGGGTTGGATATGGATGCGCAAGATGAGGTTGCGATTTCTTGTTCCCGCCTGTTTGCTCAGCTTTTCCTCAAAAAACTCGGCGATGTAGCTTGTGAGAAGGTTGCTGTTACTCTTGATGATGCGGCAGAATGCCTTGATAGAGGCAAAGTTGTGGTTATGGGTGGGTTAAAGCCTGGAATTACCACCGACACGGTTGCGACATTGTTAGCTGAGCGGGTTGGTGCAGATTTGTTGCTCAAGGGCACCGATCAAGATGGCATTTATAATAAAGATCCAAGAAAGCATCCTGACGCTGTTAAGCTTGATCGTTTGTCGTTTGAGGAGTTGGCGGGTGTTTTTGAGCAGAATGAGCATAAAGCTGGTATTCATCAGGTGATTGATCCTGAGGCGATTAAAGTTCTCAAACGTAATCGTGTAAAAACGGTTGTTGTTAGCGGGTTTGTGCCTGAGAACATGTTGGCAGCTGTTCGGGGCGAAAATGTCGGGACAGTCATAAGCTAA
- a CDS encoding sodium:calcium antiporter — MSEAVFTQFIVDIIVIAVSFVFLNWTSNIVISNALKVSAISKLGKTSVGFTLISLSTTLPELTVAFIAALSGGVALSVGNVLGSNIFNISVVIGLGVVLLALTKIIKRNNNVNGTNIISFPKSQLSSLEFGLFVSSIIPLILIYVSTGAAWLVGLILLVIFFAYMYKLSKMRISDDEEEDAVTYDKSKLKRYVIYTIAGALGIVISANFLVDSAINIATSAGVSQQVIGATIIAFGTSLPEMTIGVKSILKGHPNLALGNIIGASFFNTTLILGITFFVPVLVGSPITLNMSVFQNLVVFSIIINLFFWYFISRRELSWKEGVIFLFMYILFVVTTVSAL, encoded by the coding sequence ATGTCCGAAGCAGTATTCACTCAATTCATCGTTGACATAATAGTTATTGCTGTCTCCTTTGTGTTCTTAAATTGGACAAGCAATATTGTAATTTCTAATGCGCTTAAAGTATCCGCGATAAGCAAACTTGGCAAAACATCTGTTGGTTTCACGTTAATTTCTCTTTCAACCACTCTGCCTGAGTTGACAGTTGCTTTTATTGCGGCATTAAGTGGTGGAGTCGCCCTTTCTGTTGGAAACGTGTTAGGTTCAAATATTTTCAATATTAGCGTAGTTATCGGTTTAGGCGTTGTTCTTCTTGCTTTAACGAAAATTATTAAGAGAAATAATAATGTAAATGGAACTAACATAATTTCATTTCCTAAGTCACAGCTTAGCAGTTTAGAATTCGGTCTTTTCGTGTCCTCGATTATTCCGTTAATTTTAATCTATGTTTCCACAGGAGCGGCTTGGTTGGTAGGTTTAATCCTGTTAGTGATATTTTTTGCCTACATGTATAAACTATCAAAGATGAGAATATCTGATGATGAAGAAGAAGACGCCGTAACATACGACAAATCCAAACTAAAACGATATGTAATTTACACCATAGCAGGTGCGTTGGGTATTGTAATTTCTGCAAACTTTCTCGTAGATTCGGCGATTAATATAGCGACATCAGCAGGGGTTTCCCAGCAAGTAATCGGTGCTACAATCATTGCCTTTGGCACTAGTTTGCCAGAGATGACCATAGGAGTAAAATCCATTCTTAAGGGTCATCCGAATCTTGCATTGGGCAACATAATAGGCGCTAGCTTCTTTAACACTACTTTAATTTTAGGAATAACTTTTTTTGTACCTGTACTTGTAGGGAGCCCAATAACCCTTAACATGAGCGTTTTCCAAAACTTGGTTGTCTTCTCAATCATTATAAACCTCTTTTTCTGGTATTTCATATCAAGAAGGGAACTAAGCTGGAAAGAAGGCGTAATCTTCTTGTTTATGTATATCCTATTCGTGGTTACAACCGTAAGTGCACTTTGA
- the mpgP gene encoding mannosyl-3-phosphoglycerate phosphatase, giving the protein MNGKATKKVVFSDIDGTLIDEKYCYKHSQPIVQRLIDLNAKLVLCSSKTRAEIQYYREKLGIHDPFASENGAAIFIPKGYFTLSHNYKIQKGNFDVIELGVPYNEIRRKLKRIRKKSALSIVGFGDMTVKEIAKDSGLPIELALLAKQREYSEPFILKHGDEKTLHRYIEKENLSYTKGGRYYHLMGKHDKGKAVAILKEYFIEEFGSLQAFGVGDGPNDLSMLSLVDKPFFVKDVANLQNVWNTIISAVKTQ; this is encoded by the coding sequence TTGAACGGTAAAGCAACCAAAAAAGTGGTTTTTAGCGACATTGACGGAACGCTCATAGATGAGAAGTATTGCTACAAGCATTCACAACCCATAGTTCAAAGACTCATCGACTTAAACGCTAAGTTAGTCTTGTGTAGTAGCAAGACTAGAGCAGAAATCCAATATTATAGAGAAAAACTAGGAATCCACGACCCTTTTGCGTCGGAAAACGGGGCGGCAATTTTTATTCCAAAAGGCTACTTCACACTTAGTCATAATTATAAAATACAAAAGGGCAATTTTGATGTTATCGAGTTAGGCGTGCCTTACAATGAAATTAGGCGTAAACTTAAACGCATAAGAAAAAAGAGTGCCCTTAGCATCGTTGGTTTCGGTGACATGACCGTGAAAGAAATAGCAAAAGACAGCGGGTTACCGATAGAGCTTGCTTTACTGGCTAAGCAAAGGGAATACAGTGAACCATTCATCTTAAAACATGGAGACGAAAAGACACTCCACAGATATATCGAAAAGGAAAACTTGAGTTACACCAAAGGCGGAAGGTACTACCATTTAATGGGGAAACATGACAAAGGAAAAGCAGTCGCAATATTGAAAGAGTATTTTATTGAAGAGTTTGGTTCATTGCAAGCTTTCGGGGTAGGTGATGGCCCAAACGATTTGTCCATGCTAAGTCTAGTGGATAAACCCTTTTTTGTTAAAGATGTTGCAAACCTGCAGAATGTATGGAATACAATCATATCTGCCGTTAAAACACAATAA
- a CDS encoding glucosyl-3-phosphoglycerate synthase — protein MDIEQGRISRIHDFSINFDTLKARMKETSSKFPSGIIIPVMGDDLENPEMHKIISGLNECDYLKKVYLALSTVTDADYEKALKISSKIEIPCDVIWCNKPEVNNILNTLKHKGLDVTGLSGKGKDLWISIGIASLEIYAMCIHDADIVGYSGLLPTKLLYSVVEPRLDFWFSKGYYARVNLEKKKMYGRIYRLFINPVLAALQKKLAHTSTFIRYLQSFRYTLSGEMAIYSDLALNLRLPSNWGLEMGILAELYRNVSNKRICEVDLGFFDHKHKEMKLDSLLKTAEESFITLLRTLTETEGIDVSDAFLLSLQVTYRRFAQDRVRQYNADALCNGLDYDRHEEETSVDTLSEVIIHAGKRYLSKPTSAQMPDWLRTISAMSDAREKLRDASIER, from the coding sequence TTGGATATTGAACAGGGAAGAATAAGCAGAATACATGACTTTTCGATTAATTTTGATACCTTAAAGGCGCGAATGAAAGAAACAAGCTCAAAGTTTCCTTCAGGTATAATAATTCCAGTAATGGGTGATGACCTTGAAAACCCCGAGATGCACAAAATCATTAGCGGTCTAAACGAATGTGACTACTTAAAAAAAGTATACCTTGCTCTTTCCACAGTAACTGATGCTGATTACGAAAAAGCGCTCAAGATTTCTTCCAAAATAGAAATTCCATGCGATGTCATATGGTGCAATAAACCAGAAGTAAACAACATTCTGAACACGTTGAAGCATAAGGGGCTTGATGTTACAGGGTTGTCGGGGAAAGGTAAAGACCTGTGGATTTCGATAGGTATTGCTTCTCTTGAAATCTATGCAATGTGTATACATGACGCGGACATAGTGGGGTATTCGGGTTTGTTGCCTACTAAACTGCTTTATTCCGTAGTTGAGCCAAGGTTAGATTTTTGGTTCTCAAAAGGTTACTACGCACGTGTTAATCTTGAAAAGAAAAAGATGTACGGCAGAATATACCGATTATTCATAAACCCAGTTCTGGCTGCCCTGCAGAAGAAGCTAGCGCATACATCCACATTCATTCGCTACTTACAATCTTTCAGATATACGCTTTCTGGTGAAATGGCGATTTACAGTGATTTAGCACTTAACCTGCGACTTCCCAGCAACTGGGGCTTAGAGATGGGAATTCTTGCAGAGCTTTACCGAAATGTCTCAAACAAACGCATATGCGAAGTGGACCTAGGATTTTTTGACCACAAACACAAAGAAATGAAGTTAGATTCACTTCTAAAAACCGCGGAGGAAAGTTTCATAACATTACTACGAACATTAACAGAAACGGAGGGAATCGATGTGTCTGACGCCTTCCTTTTGAGCTTGCAAGTAACATATCGACGATTCGCGCAAGACAGAGTCAGGCAATATAATGCTGATGCTCTCTGCAACGGGTTAGATTACGATAGGCATGAAGAAGAAACAAGTGTAGATACCTTATCAGAAGTAATTATCCATGCTGGAAAACGATACCTAAGTAAACCTACGAGTGCGCAGATGCCCGATTGGTTGCGAACCATCTCTGCGATGTCTGATGCTAGAGAGAAATTAAGAGATGCGTCAATTGAACGGTAA
- a CDS encoding mechanosensitive ion channel family protein, with product MANITEIIQSILQTDQLTSEIIASAIIFSIIAVVGWTVYFVFSRYLVAWAGKTKSTLDDDILKNVKPITILIVLIAGFYYSLSSLSSLQPYTVQLSKIFSVLGILIGAFMVTKIASILINWYGSRISRKNVNNNHILFLLKKIVQLIVYILAFLIILWVLGIDLSGVVVGLGVGGIAIAFALQSTLSDFFSAFSIYFDRPFEIGDFIVVGDHSGTVTNIGIKSTRIQLLQGEELVVPNKELTSTNVRNFKKLKRRRITFTIGVRYNTPVDKLKKIPQIITNIIENIELAELFLVRFTEFGEFSLRFTIIYYVKVADYTKYLETQEKINFAIKEAFEKEGIEFAFPTKTVYLQK from the coding sequence ATGGCAAACATAACTGAAATAATACAGAGCATATTGCAAACAGACCAGCTGACAAGCGAAATTATAGCTTCAGCCATAATTTTTTCCATCATAGCAGTTGTTGGTTGGACAGTATATTTCGTTTTTAGCAGATACTTAGTTGCATGGGCAGGAAAAACAAAATCGACACTCGATGATGACATACTAAAAAATGTCAAACCGATAACAATCCTTATTGTATTGATCGCAGGGTTCTATTATTCCCTAAGCTCTCTGTCTAGCCTGCAACCTTACACGGTTCAGTTATCAAAAATTTTCAGCGTTTTAGGAATTTTGATAGGCGCTTTTATGGTAACCAAAATAGCAAGCATCCTCATTAACTGGTATGGAAGCCGCATTTCTCGAAAAAACGTAAATAACAACCACATCCTTTTTCTTTTGAAGAAAATTGTCCAATTAATCGTTTACATACTGGCTTTTTTGATTATATTGTGGGTTTTAGGCATTGATTTATCTGGCGTTGTTGTTGGCTTAGGTGTCGGCGGTATTGCCATAGCATTCGCACTCCAAAGCACGCTAAGTGACTTCTTTAGCGCTTTCTCCATATACTTTGACCGACCATTCGAGATTGGCGATTTCATTGTCGTCGGAGACCACAGCGGAACCGTGACGAACATCGGCATAAAATCAACAAGAATCCAACTCTTGCAGGGTGAAGAACTTGTGGTCCCAAACAAAGAGCTTACTTCTACTAATGTTAGGAACTTTAAAAAATTAAAAAGAAGGCGCATAACATTCACCATCGGAGTCAGATACAACACACCTGTCGATAAACTCAAGAAAATTCCCCAGATAATCACTAACATTATCGAAAACATTGAACTAGCCGAGTTATTTTTAGTTCGCTTCACTGAATTCGGAGAGTTCAGCCTCCGATTCACGATAATCTATTACGTAAAAGTAGCTGATTACACCAAATACTTAGAAACACAAGAAAAAATAAACTTTGCAATTAAAGAAGCATTCGAAAAAGAAGGCATAGAATTTGCATTCCCAACAAAAACAGTCTATCTACAAAAATAA